A single genomic interval of Ictalurus furcatus strain D&B chromosome 20, Billie_1.0, whole genome shotgun sequence harbors:
- the rpp40 gene encoding ribonuclease P protein subunit p40, protein MLSDLEKCPRRLLVCEKSSFLNEASRHEAHVSKHSFNYKISLLIPECGVLPAEIAKVISNFSSYHLVRDLPVYRFLEEDMLEIIKKGSFYALSYKTRLDEDNIIAVLSRKLILSLDKDTYEQLGMEGKPSLYNHRKPMRYVVTVDLTDKSLAPGAKRYQQVLLSLKERVPLRSDFLLTDCHSDRDGHLKVLLSQYTYEKCRPTLSTHNLRDLLCPSLQSSDLQGKRLSCTPEHFLEWLGAVNLNISCENSAASFLSTYACPEPCSSVSQVLLCTVTGLIPPEDISSLLQELRSYFDAPKFTDWVSLTVHGFVDSPVCWGTTEHGFLKGGENFYNFVCFKNQDYWLHMATGAHDGCPP, encoded by the exons ATGCTATCAGACTTGGAGAAATGCCCGAGGAGGTTATTAGTCTGTGAAAAATCCAGCTTCTTGAATGAAGCATCACGTCATGAAGCGCACGTGTCCAAACACAGCTTCAACTATAAG ATTTCCTTACTGATACCTGAATGTGGAGTATTGCCTGCTGAGATAGCAAAAGTTATCAGTAATTTCAGTTCATATCACCTTGTTCGGGATCTACCAGTTTACAGATTCCTGGAAGAGGACATGCTTGAAATAATTAAGAAAG GCAGTTTTTATGCCCTCTCGTACAAAACCAGGCTTGATGAAGACAATATTATTGCTGTTTTGAGCA GAAAGTTGATATTGTCTCTTGATAAGGACACATATGAGCAGCTTGGCATGGAGGGAAAACCATCTCTATACAATCACAGAAAGCCCATGAGATATG TTGTAACTGTGGACCTCACTGATAAATCTTTGGCTCCTGGTGCAAAGCGATACCAGCAAGTTCTGCTAAGTTTAAAAGAAAGAGTGCCACTGAGAAGTGACTTTCTTTTAACAGATTGCCATTCAG ACCGAGATGGACATCTGAAGGTTCTCCTGTCTCAATACACATACGAGAAGTGTAGGCCTACTCTTAGTACCCACAATCTGAGAGATCTGTTGTGCCCATCACTTCAGTCTTCAGATCTTCAGGGAAAGAGACTTTCATGCACCCCAGAGCACTTCCTGGAGTGGCTGGGGGCAGTGAACCTAAATATAAGTTG TGAAAACTCAGCTGCAAGTTTCCTGTCCACATATGCATGTCCGGAGCCATGCAGTTCTGTGAGCCAGGTCCTGCTTTGCACAGTAACTGGACTCATCCCTCCTGAAGACATCTCTTCACTATTACAAGAGCTTAG AAGTTATTTTGATGCACCAAAGTTTACAGACTGGGTCTCCCTCACTGTGCATGGCTTTGTGGATAGTCCTGTGTGCTGGGGAACAACGGAACATGGCTTCCTCAAGGGGGGAGAAAACTTCTACAATTTTGTTTGCTTCAAGAACCAGGATTACTGGTTGCACATGGCCACTGGTGCACATGATGGCTGCCCCCCTTGA
- the fitm1l gene encoding fat storage-inducing transmembrane protein 1 has translation MILNSLLVVITDLAAALLGNILFRRYFHLFLSAMVMFGPLLSLWVSHYSVFAKRSHYLYRVFLRSGWGWTCIFVGSFVFLLSLSVRRSLTLTFRHLSRLAVAGGLWLGFRKLLSLLENATGSCYEPLSGAHELAVGTNGEGQPLLLLREGETKAVCISSGMVWRGYEVSEDIFLLSFCCLLLAEEMAVFGPYLNLGGMSGAPLRILFLFCVLLLSLWLFLLFCLLAYFPQFPNQLLGGALGCLSWRATYQGWYHMGPSWYCPGRPGVGLLTT, from the exons ATGATTCTGAACTCTTTACTTGTGGTCATAACTGACCTGGCGGCTGCGCTTCTGGGCAATATATTGTTTCGCCGCTATTTCCATTTGTTTCTGTCAGCCATGGTTATGTTTGGACCCTTGCTGAGCTTATGGGTATCCCACTATAGTGTTTTTGCTAAGAGGAGCCATTATCTTTACAG AGTTTTTCTGCGTTCAGGCTGGGGTTGGACCTGTATCTTTGTAGGCTCTTTCGTCTTCCTCCTGTCTTTATCTGTACGGCGctccttaacactcacatttcGGCATCTCTCAAGGCTGGCTGTAGCAGGCGGGTTGTGGCTTGGTTTCCGTAAGCTGCTTAGCCTGCTGGAGAATGCCACAGGGAGTTGCTACGAGCCCCTCAGTGGAGCTCATGAGCTTGCTGTAGGGACTAATGGAGAAGGGCAGCCTTTATTGCTGTTACGGGAGGGAGAGACAAAGGCTGTTTGCATCAGCTCTGGCATGGTATGGCGTGGGTATGAGGTCTCTGAGGACATCTTTCTGCTTTCTTTTTGTTGCCTGCTGCTGGCTGAGGAGATGGCTGTGTTTGGGCCCTATCTGAACCTGGGTGGGATGTCTGGAGCACCCCTGCGCATTCTGTTCTTATTCTGTGTCCTGTTGCTGAGTCTCTGGTTGTTTCTACTTTTCTGCCTACTCGCTTATTTTCCTCAATTCCCAAATCAGCTCTTGGGAGGAGCTCTGGGTTGCCTGAGCTGGAGGGCAACGTACCAGGGCTGGTACCATATGGGACCAAGCTGGTACTGCCCTGGAAGGCCTGGGGTGGGTCTTCTGACAACATAG
- the mrpl34 gene encoding 39S ribosomal protein L34, mitochondrial, whose product MNILRTCLRFPGTTILCRSNGAASSCSKLQNVSSLFSSWMGGEQRTLISKTKGIEVFQSPPWHYQQVRTGKRGTEYQPNNIKRKRTHGWIKRISTHGGIEVILRRMLKGRKSLTH is encoded by the exons ATGAACATCCTCCGAACATGTTTACGCTTCCCAGGAACGACTATTTTATGTCG GAGCAATGGTGCAGCTTCCAGTTGCAGTAAACTGCAGAATGTCAGCTCCTTGTTCTCATCATGGATGGGTGGTGAGCAGAGAACACTAATCTCTAAGACAAAGGGAATTGAGGTCTTTCAGTCACCACCGTGGCATTACCAACAGGTCCGCACTGGGAAAAGAGGCACCGAGTATCAGCCAAACAACATCAAGCGAAAGAGGACTCATGGGTGGATTAAAAGGATCAGCACGCATGGTGGCATCGAGGTGATTCTACGTCGAATGCTTAAAGGAAGGAAATCACTGACACACTGA